The Thermotoga neapolitana DSM 4359 sequence AGGAAAAGATCGCCGCATCACCGACAGAACCACTCTTTTTTACCTTGCCGTTTTCGAACTTCCACTCTGATCCAAAGGACTGGGCGCAATCTTCGAGAACCATCACACCGTATTTTTCCCTCAGGAAACTCAGTGCCTCAAGATCCATCGTTCTTCCAAAGAGGTGAACGACTACGACCGCCTTCACTTTCTCTTTTCTCAACACGTGTTCTAGATGGTTCAGGTCCATGTTGAACGTGCTCTCTTCCACATCGACGAAGACCACCCTGGCACCGAGCCTGTAGGGGGCACTCGCTGTGGCAAAGAACGTGTAAGGTGTTGTGACCACCACATCACCTTTTTCCACTCCCATCGCCTGCAGCGCGATGAGTAGTGCATCGCTTCCACTTGCAACACCTATTCCGTGTTTCACTCCGACAAACTCTGCCACTTCTTTCTCGAGTTTTTCCACGTTCTCTCCCAGTATCACCCTGCCTGATGCGATCACCCTGTCTATCGCGTCCAGGATCTCCCCTCTTATCTTCATGTACTGTCTTGTGAGATCAAAAAGTGGAATCATCCTCTCACCCCTTGAAGAGCCTGATGGCGTTCTCAGTTGTTCTTTCTTCCACAACCGTACAGGACGTGTTCAGCACGTTCGCGATCGTCTCTATCACGTACCTAAGATACTTCGGCTCGTTTCTTTTTCCCCTGAACGGCTGAGGTGGAAGGAAAGGACAGTCCGTCTCCAGAACGATGTGTTCAAGACCCACCTTCCTCACCACTTCCCTCAGGGAATCGTTCTTCGGATAAGTCACAGGCCCTCCTATTCCAAGAAAAAATCCCAGGTCGACGAACCTCTTTGCCCACTCGTAGTTCGAAGAAAAAGCGTGGATCACTCCTCTTTTTTCTGGAAGCTTTTCACCTGAGAGTATCCTGTAGGCCTCCTCGTACGCTTCTCTCACGTGGACGATGAGGGGAAGATCGAGCATCCGTGCAAGTTCTATCTGCTCGATGAAAACCCTCCTCTGGTCCTCTGGAGGAGAGATGTTTCTGAAAAAGTCAAGGCCCGTCTCTCCGATGGCAACGACCTTTTCACTTTCTGCAAGTTCCTTCAGTCTCTCTGCAAAATTTTCCGGTACACTCTTTGCTTCGTGTGGATGAATCCCCACCGAACAGAAGATCCTGTCGCTGAGTTTTGCAACTTCAAGGCTTTTTTTTGAATCCTCCAGATCCACTCCCACGTTCACAACAAAGTCGATTCCATCTTC is a genomic window containing:
- a CDS encoding TatD family hydrolase codes for the protein MVDTHTHLHFHQFDSDRERIIAGFEEDGIDFVVNVGVDLEDSKKSLEVAKLSDRIFCSVGIHPHEAKSVPENFAERLKELAESEKVVAIGETGLDFFRNISPPEDQRRVFIEQIELARMLDLPLIVHVREAYEEAYRILSGEKLPEKRGVIHAFSSNYEWAKRFVDLGFFLGIGGPVTYPKNDSLREVVRKVGLEHIVLETDCPFLPPQPFRGKRNEPKYLRYVIETIANVLNTSCTVVEERTTENAIRLFKG